In Halobaculum sp. XH14, a single genomic region encodes these proteins:
- a CDS encoding non-canonical purine NTP pyrophosphatase has product MLRYVTTNEGKVREAREYLGDDVAQLEFDYTEVQADDLGPIAAHGAREAYRHAGEPVLVDDAGLFVDGFDGFPGPYSAFVEHTLGVDTVQRLVARELDDERRAAFRCVLAYCDGEEFDASPDAVDREDRVAAAATGAERGEQEERALPVKLFAGTVRGRIVDPRGDGGFGYDPIFEHDGKTLAEMDAAEKNAVSHRGRALGKFAEWVQGR; this is encoded by the coding sequence ATGCTCCGGTACGTCACGACGAACGAGGGGAAGGTCCGCGAGGCGCGCGAGTACCTCGGCGACGACGTCGCCCAGCTCGAGTTCGACTACACCGAGGTCCAGGCGGACGACCTCGGCCCCATCGCCGCCCACGGTGCCCGCGAGGCGTACCGCCACGCCGGGGAGCCGGTGCTCGTCGACGACGCCGGCCTGTTCGTCGACGGCTTCGACGGCTTCCCCGGCCCGTACTCCGCGTTCGTCGAACACACGCTCGGCGTCGACACCGTTCAGCGACTCGTCGCACGCGAACTCGACGACGAGCGACGCGCCGCCTTCCGCTGCGTCCTGGCCTACTGCGACGGCGAGGAGTTCGACGCCAGCCCGGACGCCGTCGACCGTGAGGACCGCGTCGCCGCCGCGGCCACCGGCGCCGAACGCGGCGAGCAGGAGGAGCGCGCGCTCCCGGTCAAACTGTTCGCCGGCACGGTCCGGGGCCGGATCGTCGACCCGCGCGGCGACGGCGGGTTCGGCTACGACCCGATCTTCGAACACGACGGGAAGACGCTCGCCGAGATGGACGCCGCCGAGAAGAACGCCGTCTCCCACCGGGGGAGGGCGCTCGGGAAGTTCGCGGAGTGGGTTCAGGGGCGCTAG
- a CDS encoding DUF7119 family protein, whose translation MTREPPADREAAVGDPVVRGDPAVTGERADAAVGFDPEDEASLAEAAATVTRFSTDEVGDEDNVVMLRGAAACAALVRGTGSYKSAAKRASDGDDEVPVSFIRKWARVHDLPQAIRRHVARGELAPTAAKHIARTPGEARFALAWAALDADLTVREIRTLASRVNDGTAAETALRELGVPLGRIEVDLPFEAYRRLRVRASLENRDPGDVLAEALDAYRPE comes from the coding sequence ATGACCCGCGAGCCACCGGCGGACCGTGAGGCGGCCGTCGGCGACCCCGTCGTGCGCGGCGACCCCGCGGTCACGGGCGAGCGGGCCGACGCCGCCGTCGGGTTCGATCCCGAGGACGAGGCGAGCCTCGCGGAGGCGGCCGCGACGGTGACGCGCTTTTCGACGGACGAGGTCGGCGACGAGGACAACGTCGTGATGCTCCGCGGGGCGGCCGCCTGCGCCGCGCTCGTGCGCGGGACCGGCTCGTACAAGTCGGCGGCAAAGCGCGCCAGCGACGGCGACGACGAGGTGCCGGTGTCGTTCATCCGGAAGTGGGCCCGCGTCCACGACCTCCCGCAGGCGATCCGGCGACACGTCGCCCGCGGCGAGTTGGCCCCGACCGCGGCCAAACACATCGCCCGGACCCCGGGCGAGGCCCGCTTCGCGCTCGCCTGGGCGGCGCTGGACGCCGACCTCACGGTCAGGGAGATCAGGACGCTCGCCTCCCGGGTGAACGACGGCACGGCCGCCGAGACCGCGTTGCGAGAGCTGGGCGTTCCGCTCGGCCGGATCGAGGTCGACCTGCCGTTCGAGGCGTACCGCCGCCTCCGGGTGCGGGCCTCGCTGGAGAACCGCGACCCCGGCGACGTGCTCGCCGAGGCGCTCGACGCGTACCGGCCCGAGTAG
- a CDS encoding VOC family protein — MADSEIPVTAETPDSAFHTTGTDHITLIGSNEADTVAFYRDVLGMSLVLRQPNLDAPEVTHLFFDTGDGRILTFFVTDDRDSNPAPQRTGVGAVHHLAFSIEAGELDEIKAALQEEGHGFNEFDRGAFHSLYTRDHNGLTIELVVDKYAIPDDRRGEVLALSQSKRVAAGADYVDDEHMQAALEELGLPVERADIPDAATGTGYDN; from the coding sequence ATGGCCGACTCCGAGATACCAGTCACCGCGGAGACGCCCGACAGCGCGTTTCACACCACGGGAACCGACCACATCACGCTCATCGGCAGCAACGAGGCGGACACGGTCGCGTTCTACCGCGACGTGCTCGGGATGTCGCTCGTGTTGCGACAGCCGAACCTCGACGCCCCGGAGGTGACCCACCTGTTCTTCGACACCGGCGACGGCCGGATCCTGACGTTCTTCGTCACCGACGACCGGGATTCGAACCCCGCGCCCCAGCGGACCGGCGTCGGCGCCGTCCACCACCTCGCGTTCAGCATCGAGGCGGGCGAACTGGACGAGATCAAGGCCGCACTGCAGGAGGAGGGACACGGCTTCAACGAGTTCGACCGCGGCGCGTTCCACTCGCTGTACACCCGCGATCACAACGGGCTCACCATCGAACTGGTCGTGGACAAGTACGCCATCCCCGACGACCGGCGCGGCGAGGTGCTGGCGCTCTCCCAGTCCAAGCGCGTCGCGGCCGGCGCGGATTACGTCGACGACGAACACATGCAGGCCGCGCTCGAGGAACTCGGCCTCCCCGTCGAGCGCGCTGACATCCCGGACGCCGCCACCGGGACGGGATATGACAACTGA
- a CDS encoding right-handed parallel beta-helix repeat-containing protein, with amino-acid sequence MNGTRRSLLRAAGSMGVLGSVAGVPGVGTVAARQEGYDVVRVPADHDTIQAGVDAAAAGDLVLISPGTYAEEVDVTTPDITLRGEDRNGVLLDGGFERTHAVHVQADGVAVENVTARNYEVNGFYWTQVEGFRGSFLTASNNGNYGIYAYGSRDGRFEHSYASGHPDAGYYLGRNQPYEAVIDDVVAEHNAMGYSGTSTGPDLTIRNSLWRNNMAGIVPNTLSDSESPERASTIVGNEVTGNDNRDAPAKSLTFQTFGMGIVLWGGSENVVEDNDVTDHEHFGVVAQPNVVEPSGNVVRNNRVSGSGVADLALGEPAGEGNEFAGNEFATSLPEGIQTDASAGSAEVTAVFDEHAELADEGEYPNGDWREQPLPGDQPTMPDPMAAPRVADKTTSWEAATSQTDAVRDS; translated from the coding sequence ATGAACGGAACCAGGCGGAGCCTCCTTCGCGCGGCCGGTTCGATGGGAGTCCTCGGAAGCGTCGCCGGCGTGCCCGGCGTCGGCACCGTCGCCGCACGACAGGAGGGATACGACGTCGTCCGCGTCCCGGCCGATCACGACACGATTCAGGCCGGGGTCGACGCGGCCGCGGCCGGCGATCTCGTCCTCATCTCGCCGGGCACCTACGCGGAGGAGGTGGACGTCACGACGCCGGACATCACGCTCAGAGGGGAGGACCGGAACGGGGTCCTGCTCGACGGCGGGTTCGAGCGAACCCACGCGGTCCACGTCCAGGCCGACGGGGTCGCGGTCGAGAACGTGACCGCCCGCAACTACGAGGTGAACGGCTTCTACTGGACGCAGGTGGAGGGGTTCCGCGGCAGCTTCCTCACGGCCTCGAACAACGGCAACTACGGCATCTACGCCTACGGGTCGCGGGACGGTCGGTTCGAACACAGCTACGCGTCGGGCCACCCGGACGCGGGCTACTACCTCGGGCGGAACCAGCCCTACGAGGCCGTCATCGACGACGTCGTCGCCGAGCACAACGCGATGGGCTACTCGGGGACGAGCACCGGCCCGGACCTCACGATCCGGAACTCGCTCTGGCGGAACAACATGGCCGGCATCGTCCCGAACACGCTGAGCGACAGCGAGTCGCCCGAGCGCGCCTCCACCATCGTCGGCAACGAGGTGACCGGCAACGACAACCGGGACGCCCCCGCGAAGTCGCTCACGTTCCAGACGTTCGGGATGGGCATCGTGCTCTGGGGCGGCTCCGAGAACGTCGTGGAGGACAACGACGTCACCGACCACGAGCACTTCGGCGTCGTCGCACAGCCGAACGTCGTCGAGCCGTCGGGCAACGTCGTCCGGAACAACCGCGTGAGCGGGTCGGGCGTCGCGGACCTCGCGCTCGGAGAGCCCGCGGGCGAGGGGAACGAGTTCGCGGGAAACGAGTTCGCCACGAGCCTGCCCGAGGGGATTCAGACGGACGCGAGCGCCGGGAGCGCCGAGGTGACCGCGGTGTTCGACGAGCACGCGGAACTGGCTGACGAGGGCGAGTACCCGAACGGCGACTGGCGGGAGCAGCCGTTACCCGGCGATCAGCCGACGATGCCGGATCCGATGGCCGCGCCGCGTGTCGCCGATAAGACGACGTCCTGGGAGGCGGCGACGTCGCAGACTGATGCCGTTCGGGATTCGTGA
- a CDS encoding metal-dependent hydrolase: MMATTHALVGVLIGLGVLATVPEAGGPVLLAAALGGAFPDLDVLAVHRRTLHFPVGYAALAASSALSALVLPAWMAIAAATFFAAAAVHAATDVFGGGLELRPWEATSDRALYDHLRGRWRPPRRWIRYDGAPEDFMLALAVGLPSFAALDGNARLGVVALLGISAAYAAFRRPLVDGGETLVGLLPASVLRLIPETLIEDLR; this comes from the coding sequence ATGATGGCGACGACGCACGCCCTGGTGGGCGTGCTGATCGGGCTCGGGGTGCTGGCGACGGTTCCGGAAGCCGGCGGTCCGGTGCTGCTCGCGGCCGCGCTCGGCGGGGCGTTCCCGGACCTCGACGTCCTGGCGGTCCACCGGCGGACGCTCCACTTTCCCGTCGGCTACGCCGCGCTGGCGGCGAGTTCCGCTCTGAGCGCGCTGGTCCTCCCCGCCTGGATGGCGATCGCGGCCGCGACGTTCTTCGCCGCCGCGGCCGTCCACGCCGCGACCGACGTGTTCGGCGGGGGGCTCGAACTCCGGCCGTGGGAGGCGACCTCGGATCGGGCGCTGTACGACCACCTCCGTGGTCGCTGGCGACCGCCGCGTCGCTGGATCCGCTACGACGGTGCGCCCGAGGACTTCATGCTCGCGCTCGCGGTCGGCCTGCCGTCCTTCGCCGCGCTGGACGGGAACGCGCGGCTGGGCGTGGTGGCGCTGCTGGGGATTTCGGCCGCCTACGCCGCGTTCCGGCGACCACTCGTCGACGGCGGCGAGACGCTCGTCGGTCTGCTCCCGGCGAGCGTCCTTCGACTGATCCCGGAGACGCTCATCGAGGACCTCCGGTAG
- a CDS encoding M20/M25/M40 family metallo-hydrolase has product MTDLDLRAVAERLCRFDTTGGREAPAAAWFRDRMADAGMETYEWEADPATLAEHPSFPDDPAEIDAEGRPSVAGVLEFGDPDAGPTLVLNGHLDVVPADADLWDSDPFEPVWDAASGGSDEGVAGDGGTETLTARGAADMKAGLAACLFAALDLRERDPAVDGRVVVEAVAGEEEGGVGAAAAALSNPYPFDRDAAIIAEPTELRPVTATEGCVMKRLRLHGRSAHAATRWRGVDTLPKFETVRRAFEQLEAERTERVTHPLYDHPVPWPVVCGRVAAGSWSSTVPGTLTAEWRLGVAPGETVDEVEAEYEERLAEVVAGDDWLAEHPPEFERFSVQFEPAEVAADEPVVRSLQAAMRDAGLDGTEPRGATYGADSRHYVAAGVPTVVFGPGSIDQAHFPDETIRWPEVERARDVFSATAESFLAGENAG; this is encoded by the coding sequence GGGAGGCCGATCCCGCGACGCTGGCCGAGCATCCGTCGTTCCCGGACGACCCCGCCGAGATCGACGCCGAGGGGCGGCCGAGCGTCGCGGGCGTCCTCGAGTTCGGCGACCCCGACGCCGGCCCGACGCTGGTGTTGAACGGGCACCTCGACGTCGTGCCCGCCGACGCCGACCTCTGGGACTCGGACCCGTTCGAACCGGTCTGGGACGCCGCGAGTGGGGGAAGCGACGAGGGGGTCGCGGGCGACGGCGGGACGGAGACGCTCACCGCCCGCGGGGCGGCCGACATGAAGGCCGGCCTCGCGGCGTGTCTGTTCGCCGCGCTCGACCTCCGCGAGCGCGACCCGGCCGTCGACGGCCGGGTCGTCGTCGAGGCCGTCGCCGGCGAGGAGGAGGGCGGCGTCGGCGCGGCCGCCGCCGCGCTGTCGAACCCGTACCCGTTCGACCGGGACGCGGCGATCATCGCCGAACCGACCGAACTCCGCCCCGTCACGGCGACGGAGGGCTGCGTGATGAAGCGACTCCGGCTCCACGGCCGGTCGGCCCACGCCGCGACGCGCTGGCGCGGCGTCGACACGCTCCCGAAGTTCGAGACGGTTCGACGGGCGTTCGAGCAACTCGAAGCCGAGCGGACCGAGCGCGTCACCCACCCGCTGTACGACCACCCGGTCCCGTGGCCGGTCGTCTGCGGGCGCGTCGCGGCGGGGTCGTGGTCCTCGACGGTTCCCGGCACGCTCACCGCCGAGTGGCGGCTCGGCGTCGCGCCCGGCGAGACGGTCGACGAGGTGGAGGCCGAGTACGAGGAGCGACTCGCCGAGGTCGTCGCGGGCGACGACTGGCTCGCCGAGCATCCGCCTGAGTTCGAGCGCTTCTCCGTGCAGTTCGAACCCGCCGAGGTCGCCGCAGACGAGCCGGTCGTTCGATCCCTGCAGGCGGCGATGCGGGACGCGGGGCTCGACGGCACGGAGCCGAGGGGTGCAACCTACGGCGCGGACTCGCGCCACTACGTCGCCGCCGGCGTCCCGACGGTCGTGTTCGGCCCGGGGAGCATCGACCAGGCGCACTTCCCGGACGAGACGATCCGCTGGCCGGAGGTCGAGCGGGCCAGAGACGTGTTCTCGGCGACCGCCGAGTCGTTCCTCGCCGGCGAGAACGCGGGCTGA
- a CDS encoding PIN domain-containing protein, which translates to MSSEPDRPEPSPARVVADADVLAADLLVGGDARTALDHLRRHSWTTLVASDPLLTDAETVIETLADESLAADWRERVDAWREPVEHPEGDQPALASAYRGGAMHVISFDDGLTGPGAGAGLRERFPVSVREPAAFATLFDAESLHAAVVSGPYPGPDRDPRQ; encoded by the coding sequence GTGAGCAGCGAGCCGGACCGGCCTGAGCCGTCGCCGGCCCGGGTGGTCGCCGACGCGGACGTGCTCGCCGCCGATCTGCTGGTCGGGGGCGACGCGCGAACGGCGCTGGACCACCTCCGTCGCCACTCGTGGACGACGCTCGTGGCGAGCGATCCGCTGCTTACCGACGCCGAAACCGTGATCGAAACGCTCGCCGACGAGTCGCTCGCGGCGGACTGGCGCGAGCGCGTTGATGCCTGGCGCGAGCCGGTCGAGCACCCGGAGGGCGACCAGCCGGCGCTCGCCTCGGCGTATCGCGGCGGCGCGATGCACGTCATCTCGTTCGACGACGGGCTCACCGGACCCGGTGCGGGCGCGGGGCTCCGCGAACGCTTCCCCGTGAGCGTCCGCGAGCCGGCCGCGTTCGCTACGCTGTTCGACGCCGAGAGCCTCCACGCGGCGGTCGTCAGTGGTCCGTATCCAGGACCGGACAGGGATCCGAGGCAGTAG
- a CDS encoding potassium channel family protein — translation MRLIIVGFGRVGSRTARVLAEEGHEVVVVDDDPEKVDRARSRGFTVVAGDGSTPSVLREAGVEEAVAVGGLTGDPNVNFEVCMLAKEYGCRTVMRISEDFREEVYDEYERAVDEVIYPERLGAAGAKTALLGGNFNAIGDLTEQLQVVAVAVPEDAPVVGQPVHDIALDGARVYAHGRKREPLTIPMPGITVEAGDRLALITETARAEDTRNALLGG, via the coding sequence ATGCGACTCATCATCGTCGGCTTCGGCCGCGTCGGCTCGCGGACCGCGCGGGTGCTGGCCGAGGAGGGCCACGAGGTCGTCGTCGTCGACGACGACCCGGAGAAGGTCGACCGCGCCCGGTCACGCGGGTTCACCGTCGTCGCGGGCGACGGCAGTACCCCCTCGGTGCTGCGGGAGGCCGGGGTCGAGGAAGCGGTCGCGGTCGGCGGACTCACCGGCGACCCGAACGTGAACTTCGAGGTGTGCATGCTCGCCAAGGAGTACGGCTGTCGGACGGTCATGCGGATCTCCGAGGACTTCCGGGAGGAGGTGTACGACGAGTACGAGCGCGCGGTCGACGAGGTGATCTACCCCGAACGGCTCGGCGCGGCGGGCGCGAAGACGGCGCTGCTCGGCGGGAACTTCAACGCCATCGGCGACCTGACCGAACAGCTCCAGGTCGTCGCCGTCGCGGTGCCGGAGGACGCGCCGGTCGTCGGCCAGCCCGTCCACGACATCGCCCTCGACGGCGCGCGGGTGTACGCCCACGGCCGAAAACGGGAACCGCTGACCATCCCGATGCCCGGGATCACCGTCGAAGCGGGCGACAGGCTCGCGCTCATCACCGAGACCGCACGGGCGGAGGACACCCGGAACGCGCTGCTGGGCGGCTGA